Proteins found in one Pyxidicoccus trucidator genomic segment:
- a CDS encoding imm11 family protein, with protein MSHFIFGADATKPEYCQVWKYPSAMSNFYKPTLGKPMGAEYPEGLSFHMAPEVTGSRLADVIPNTLSYLLVSARMKELLAQHTTEPIEFLRFTLLNHKGRVASDECYIANVLGTRDWGDMERSMGSRTTAPSGERQFDRLRRLYLKDDQVDPQVNLFRIAMMPRVILVREELKALMDAQGLTGMVFHALGTKVDIQ; from the coding sequence ATGAGCCATTTCATCTTCGGAGCTGACGCCACGAAGCCGGAGTACTGCCAGGTTTGGAAGTACCCGAGCGCGATGTCCAATTTCTACAAGCCCACGCTCGGCAAGCCCATGGGCGCCGAGTACCCGGAGGGCCTGAGCTTCCACATGGCGCCCGAGGTCACGGGAAGCCGCCTCGCGGACGTCATTCCCAACACCCTGAGCTATCTGCTGGTGTCCGCCCGGATGAAGGAGCTGTTGGCCCAACACACTACCGAACCCATCGAGTTCCTCCGCTTCACCCTGCTCAACCACAAGGGGCGCGTCGCCAGCGACGAGTGCTACATCGCCAACGTCCTCGGTACGCGGGACTGGGGGGACATGGAGCGGAGCATGGGCTCCAGAACCACCGCTCCGAGTGGCGAGCGGCAGTTCGACCGCCTGCGGCGGCTCTACCTGAAGGACGACCAGGTGGACCCGCAGGTCAATCTCTTCCGCATCGCCATGATGCCCCGGGTGATTCTCGTGAGGGAGGAACTCAAGGCGCTGATGGACGCGCAGGGACTGACCGGAATGGTCTTCCACGCCTTGGGGACGAAGGTCGACATCCAATGA
- a CDS encoding DUF4150 domain-containing protein, with the protein MANTVGVNKMSVVTRDSNGVSVAFPDVCKTPSPGGPVPIPYPNVARSSDTDKGTKHVSVQGNPVCVKDSNFSTSTGDEAGTAGGGVVSGKTQGKAEFANFSFDVKFEGKNVARAMDLMFHNDKNTPPSPLMQPPVVALGESGEKPKCLTCKNPVDE; encoded by the coding sequence ATGGCAAACACGGTCGGCGTCAACAAGATGTCCGTGGTGACCAGGGACTCCAATGGGGTCTCGGTCGCCTTCCCCGATGTCTGCAAGACACCGAGCCCAGGTGGCCCGGTTCCCATCCCCTACCCCAACGTCGCCAGATCCTCTGACACCGACAAAGGTACCAAGCACGTCAGCGTGCAGGGTAACCCAGTCTGTGTGAAGGACTCGAACTTCAGCACCAGTACGGGCGACGAGGCCGGTACCGCTGGAGGTGGAGTTGTGTCGGGGAAGACCCAGGGCAAGGCAGAGTTCGCGAACTTCTCGTTCGACGTGAAGTTCGAGGGCAAGAATGTCGCCCGGGCGATGGACCTCATGTTCCACAACGACAAGAACACGCCCCCCTCACCCCTGATGCAGCCGCCCGTCGTGGCGCTCGGCGAGAGCGGTGAAAAACCCAAGTGCCTGACCTGCAAGAACCCCGTGGATGAGTGA
- a CDS encoding sulfatase, whose amino-acid sequence MASADRPTFARALLLGCRAGLLVFLALYTLCAVFNMQLGYQGNESRVVSEYVWSQWRGVVLGQVGRLLAAYTVVGLALGTLLGAGLWAAGAGRRAVFWGSALACLAVDALLVLGDLAHHPHLYAATLYERSAATRWVLLTVSGTTPGAWRLGAAVLPSLAGMLLLARALRRAPARALAVGGALAVAVLLGTGQLVRAGPPPAVPQPPSERLNLVILSADGLRPDHFSGNGYPRPTTPNLDRLLREGSQFQETVVQVPRTAPSWTTLLTSQWAGEHPIRHTLVGRKARQQPLTTLATALNGAGWRTAVVADYAGDHFSRLDFGFQHVEAPAFHFPDLIRQRMLITHVALLPWTALAPGLFTERGQFPELTDPAPLLGRVRRTLERLPRGDPFALVVFGSTPHFPYAAPWPEQGRFVAPDYSGPWRFGTTPQLEAPPGQPPPTPEDVRALVANYDASVRAFDGLVGDVRAELERRGLWESTLVVVLADHGEHLADEGRGLGHGDHLWGGAALRIPFVLHLPGHVAKGHTVRQRARALDVAPTLLDLLGVPAPASFRGRSLASLVRPGAEGVTLPDAPALVETDLWFSDRDGQPYQRMRIPYPWVYETATVEPETGDIALKPEWEAAVQAARHRGVYLGRWKLLELPTPSGLEVELYDVVADPAEAHEVSEQHPDVVRALREVLAQERPSHFFTPRTGARHGRPAH is encoded by the coding sequence ATGGCCTCCGCGGACCGCCCCACCTTCGCCCGCGCCCTCCTGCTCGGCTGCCGGGCGGGCCTGCTCGTCTTCCTGGCGCTCTACACGCTCTGCGCGGTCTTCAACATGCAGCTGGGCTACCAGGGGAACGAGAGCCGGGTGGTCTCCGAATACGTCTGGAGCCAGTGGCGCGGGGTGGTGCTGGGCCAGGTGGGGCGGCTGCTCGCGGCCTACACCGTCGTGGGACTGGCCCTGGGCACGCTGCTGGGCGCGGGCCTCTGGGCAGCCGGAGCGGGCCGCAGGGCCGTGTTCTGGGGTAGCGCGCTGGCCTGCCTCGCGGTGGACGCACTGCTGGTGCTGGGCGACCTGGCGCACCACCCGCACCTGTACGCGGCCACGCTGTATGAGCGCTCGGCCGCCACGCGGTGGGTACTCCTGACGGTGAGCGGCACGACGCCCGGGGCCTGGCGCCTGGGCGCGGCGGTGCTGCCCTCGCTGGCCGGCATGCTGCTGCTCGCGCGGGCGCTGCGGCGCGCGCCGGCCCGGGCGCTGGCGGTGGGCGGAGCGCTCGCGGTGGCGGTGCTGCTCGGGACGGGGCAGCTGGTACGCGCGGGCCCGCCGCCCGCTGTGCCCCAGCCTCCCTCGGAGCGCCTGAACCTCGTCATCCTCTCCGCGGACGGGCTGCGGCCGGACCACTTCTCCGGCAACGGCTACCCGCGCCCCACCACGCCCAACCTCGACCGACTGCTGCGCGAGGGCTCGCAGTTCCAGGAGACGGTGGTGCAGGTGCCGCGCACCGCGCCCTCGTGGACGACGCTGCTCACCTCGCAGTGGGCGGGCGAGCACCCCATCCGTCACACCCTGGTGGGGCGCAAGGCCCGCCAGCAGCCGCTCACCACGCTGGCCACCGCGCTGAACGGCGCCGGCTGGCGGACGGCGGTGGTGGCGGACTACGCGGGCGACCACTTCTCCCGGCTGGACTTCGGCTTCCAGCACGTGGAGGCACCGGCCTTCCACTTCCCGGACCTCATCCGCCAGCGGATGCTCATCACCCACGTGGCCCTGCTGCCGTGGACGGCGCTGGCGCCCGGCCTCTTCACCGAGCGCGGCCAGTTCCCCGAGCTGACCGACCCCGCCCCGCTGCTGGGCCGCGTGCGGCGCACGCTGGAGCGCCTGCCGCGCGGAGACCCGTTCGCGCTCGTCGTCTTCGGCTCCACGCCGCACTTCCCGTATGCCGCGCCCTGGCCCGAGCAGGGCCGCTTCGTCGCGCCGGACTACTCGGGCCCCTGGCGCTTCGGCACCACGCCCCAGTTGGAGGCGCCCCCGGGACAGCCTCCACCGACGCCCGAGGACGTGCGAGCGCTGGTGGCCAACTACGACGCCTCGGTGCGCGCCTTCGACGGGCTGGTGGGCGACGTGCGCGCGGAGCTGGAGCGGCGAGGGCTGTGGGAGTCCACGCTGGTGGTGGTACTGGCGGACCATGGCGAGCACCTCGCGGACGAGGGGCGGGGCCTGGGCCATGGGGACCACCTGTGGGGCGGCGCCGCGCTGCGCATCCCCTTCGTGCTGCACCTGCCAGGGCACGTGGCCAAGGGACACACCGTGAGACAGCGGGCCCGCGCACTGGACGTGGCGCCCACGCTGCTGGACCTGCTCGGCGTGCCCGCACCGGCGAGCTTCCGCGGCCGCTCGCTGGCGTCCCTCGTCCGTCCGGGCGCGGAGGGCGTCACGCTGCCGGACGCGCCCGCGCTCGTGGAGACGGACCTCTGGTTCAGCGACCGCGACGGCCAGCCCTACCAGCGGATGCGCATCCCCTACCCCTGGGTCTACGAGACAGCCACGGTGGAGCCGGAGACGGGGGACATCGCCCTCAAGCCGGAGTGGGAGGCCGCCGTGCAGGCGGCCCGTCACCGGGGCGTGTACCTGGGCCGCTGGAAGCTGCTGGAGCTGCCCACGCCGAGCGGGCTCGAGGTGGAGCTGTATGACGTCGTGGCGGACCCGGCGGAGGCCCACGAGGTGAGCGAGCAACACCCGGACGTGGTGCGCGCCCTGCGCGAAGTGCTGGCCCAGGAGCGCCCTTCACACTTCTTCACGCCCCGTACAGGCGCACGACATGGGCGCCCGGCACATTGA
- a CDS encoding TIGR02270 family protein, whose product MEGHLGEAAFLWTLWEGALVSPAYTLAELAEGPEERLLAHLDALVLGGSHSRQKLLLPGLSGDDADVVTASALGLLSSGEEKAEAAVLDALEHAEPAARSWLRRSLELGASPRVLKSLSRLLASPEADVQAAALEVVAFRGEEPGPLLGELLSHPSPQLVAAALKAARMTQGPVSEQSVLNALAAPHAEVRTEALLTALTLGLGPAWSLCRKLATGPTPDGTALLLVGLGGNDSDLERLLAVAKAPGNRAEAIWALGFSGRVEAAECCLQLLEDAALGRLAAESFCAITGLRLTGPYERAPLEPALREEEDASEGVVGPRPEDTLPLAAPGPVHSWWREHRGHFERGVRYLLGRPLSGAWLAEALEHVPMRRRHVLAQELALRSRGRFLLQSRGFSATQRAGVREGLEALGRLGLSWPFQELLATTRPPRPTPMLQRSLDRPRQGTRPHPRRLAITGLGMVSALGDDVVASCAASRAGLSRLSSLGEVQVWDPESRQLEPARGAAIPWLTEGFSSHGRLAALATEALLDLLSRPHQEPGPRCAFYLCAPGGYYLQELESREGVPASLHEARRAMYQQRLLPAVLRAARLQTSPKVQLLSFGDTGFLLALQDALRQLEAGVVESCIIGGVDSLVEPRLVEALDQLRLLKTPGNPVGLLPGEASAFVRVERWDSAVRRGAQVLATLEAPCVEAEPFHRLSRTPALGEALVRCIRRTLGALGGPREQALRVIAALNGDSYRATDWGHALVTLRSQGYLAEAPTWYPVASFGETGAAAGLLGICMAVRGFERGYLPEGGALLWVSGDDGSRGSLLLHPPEPKA is encoded by the coding sequence TTGGAGGGTCACCTCGGCGAAGCCGCGTTCCTGTGGACCTTGTGGGAGGGCGCCCTGGTCTCTCCCGCCTATACCCTGGCAGAGCTGGCGGAGGGGCCAGAAGAGCGGCTGCTGGCGCACCTGGATGCGCTGGTACTGGGTGGCTCCCATTCCCGACAGAAGCTGCTGCTGCCAGGACTCTCCGGAGATGACGCGGACGTCGTCACCGCCTCGGCACTGGGCCTGCTCTCCTCGGGAGAGGAGAAGGCGGAGGCGGCGGTCCTTGACGCGCTGGAGCACGCCGAGCCAGCCGCGCGCTCCTGGCTGCGCCGGTCCCTGGAACTGGGAGCTTCGCCGCGCGTCCTGAAATCCCTCTCACGGCTGCTGGCCTCGCCGGAGGCCGATGTGCAGGCTGCTGCCCTGGAAGTGGTGGCCTTCCGGGGGGAAGAGCCGGGCCCCCTGCTGGGAGAACTGCTTTCGCATCCATCCCCCCAACTGGTGGCCGCAGCGCTGAAGGCCGCTCGCATGACCCAGGGGCCTGTGTCCGAGCAGAGTGTCCTCAATGCGCTGGCTGCGCCGCACGCCGAAGTACGCACCGAGGCCCTGCTGACAGCGCTGACCCTGGGCCTGGGCCCGGCCTGGTCCTTGTGCAGGAAGCTGGCTACGGGTCCCACCCCCGACGGCACGGCCCTGCTCCTCGTAGGACTCGGGGGCAATGACTCCGACCTGGAGCGGCTGCTGGCAGTCGCGAAAGCTCCTGGCAACCGCGCGGAGGCCATCTGGGCCCTGGGCTTCAGCGGGCGCGTCGAGGCGGCGGAATGTTGCCTGCAACTGCTTGAAGATGCAGCGCTCGGTAGGTTGGCGGCGGAGTCATTCTGCGCCATCACCGGTCTGCGCCTGACAGGGCCCTACGAGCGCGCGCCGCTGGAACCGGCTCTCCGTGAGGAAGAGGACGCCTCCGAGGGCGTCGTGGGACCAAGACCCGAGGACACACTGCCCCTCGCGGCGCCCGGGCCAGTTCACTCGTGGTGGCGGGAGCACCGAGGCCACTTCGAGCGCGGCGTTCGCTACCTGTTGGGCAGACCTCTGAGCGGGGCTTGGCTCGCGGAAGCCTTGGAGCATGTGCCCATGCGGCGGCGTCACGTCCTGGCCCAGGAACTCGCGTTGCGCAGCCGGGGTCGGTTCCTCCTCCAGTCCCGAGGCTTCTCCGCAACGCAGCGAGCCGGGGTCCGAGAGGGCCTGGAAGCGCTGGGGCGGCTGGGCCTGAGCTGGCCTTTCCAGGAACTGCTGGCCACCACAAGGCCTCCTCGCCCAACCCCCATGCTTCAGCGGAGCTTGGACCGCCCACGTCAGGGCACACGCCCGCATCCGAGGCGGTTGGCCATCACCGGGCTGGGCATGGTCTCCGCCCTCGGTGACGATGTCGTAGCGAGCTGCGCAGCCAGCCGCGCGGGACTGTCCCGCCTCTCCTCGCTCGGGGAGGTGCAGGTGTGGGACCCCGAGAGCCGGCAACTCGAACCGGCCCGAGGCGCAGCCATCCCCTGGCTCACGGAGGGCTTCTCCAGTCACGGCCGCCTCGCGGCGCTGGCCACGGAGGCCCTGTTGGACCTGCTTTCGCGGCCCCACCAGGAACCTGGTCCCCGGTGCGCGTTCTATCTCTGCGCTCCGGGCGGCTACTATCTGCAGGAGCTGGAATCGCGGGAAGGCGTCCCGGCCTCCCTCCACGAGGCGCGCCGCGCCATGTACCAGCAGCGCCTGCTCCCTGCCGTTCTCCGGGCCGCGAGGCTCCAGACGTCTCCTAAGGTGCAGCTCCTCTCATTTGGGGACACCGGCTTCCTGCTCGCGCTGCAGGACGCGCTCCGGCAGCTCGAAGCCGGCGTGGTCGAATCCTGCATCATCGGCGGTGTCGACAGCCTGGTGGAGCCACGCCTCGTCGAAGCGCTCGACCAGCTGCGCCTGTTGAAGACGCCGGGCAACCCGGTGGGCCTGCTCCCCGGGGAGGCCTCTGCCTTCGTGCGCGTGGAGCGCTGGGATTCCGCTGTCAGGCGGGGGGCCCAGGTCCTGGCAACGCTCGAGGCACCCTGCGTCGAAGCGGAGCCGTTCCACCGCTTGTCACGCACGCCGGCTCTGGGTGAGGCGCTCGTGCGTTGCATCCGGCGGACGCTGGGCGCGCTCGGCGGCCCGCGGGAGCAGGCGCTCAGGGTCATCGCGGCCTTGAATGGTGACAGCTACCGCGCGACCGACTGGGGACACGCGCTCGTCACCCTGCGTTCGCAGGGTTATCTGGCGGAAGCGCCCACGTGGTACCCCGTCGCCTCCTTCGGGGAGACAGGGGCGGCGGCCGGTCTGCTGGGAATCTGCATGGCGGTCCGTGGCTTCGAGCGGGGCTACCTCCCGGAAGGTGGAGCGCTGCTCTGGGTCAGCGGCGATGACGGCAGCCGCGGCTCGCTCCTACTCCACCCTCCTGAACCCAAGGCATGA
- a CDS encoding Spy/CpxP family protein refolding chaperone: MKKKIAIAASAVLAVVLLSGFAFRGGHGWGHNPERIKQMITWRLNDKLEDLDATDAQRQSINAVKDRLFEDGVQLMEEHHGSRAEAFAQLSSDAPDAQKLHSLVDARIDAMRAFAHKMTDAALEVHGTLTPEQRKELATEFRERTGIK; this comes from the coding sequence ATGAAGAAGAAGATTGCCATCGCCGCTTCCGCCGTCCTCGCCGTCGTCCTCCTCAGCGGCTTCGCGTTCCGCGGAGGCCATGGCTGGGGCCACAACCCCGAGCGCATCAAGCAGATGATTACCTGGCGGCTGAACGACAAGCTGGAGGACCTGGACGCCACCGACGCGCAGCGCCAGTCCATCAACGCCGTGAAGGACCGCCTGTTCGAGGACGGGGTGCAGCTCATGGAGGAGCATCACGGGTCGCGCGCGGAGGCCTTCGCCCAGCTTTCGTCGGACGCCCCGGACGCGCAGAAGCTGCACTCGCTGGTGGACGCCCGCATCGACGCCATGCGCGCCTTCGCCCACAAGATGACGGACGCCGCGCTGGAAGTGCACGGCACGCTGACGCCGGAGCAGCGCAAGGAGCTGGCCACCGAGTTCCGTGAGCGCACCGGCATCAAGTGA
- the dnaE gene encoding DNA polymerase III subunit alpha: MSFTHLHLHTLYSLLDGAIRMKDLIKTVKEKGMTSVAVTDHGNMFGAIDFYKKAKDAGIKPILGMEAYVAGPKGREDRSEKVSHHLILVAKNAEGYANLRYLSSTAYMQGFYYHPRIDKKVLAEHSKGLFALTACLGGEVTSACFRGDMDHARRAAQEYKDIFEPGHFFLEVQSNGMPEQEKANENLKQLSRDMDIPLCATADAHYIKREDARAHELLMCIASGKTLADGKRMKHSTDKLYVTSPAEMLEAFKDIPEAVHNTQRIAEQCNLELKLGKPMLPTFKVPDSHTPDSYMAELAYEGLRERFKELAATVTYPIDREVYVDRLKLEIGVIQKMGFSGYFLIVQDFINWAKKQGIPVGPGRGSGAGSLVAYVLGITDLDPIPYNLLFERFLNPERVSMPDFDIDFCQDRRDEVIQYVGRKYGEMNVGQIITFGSLKAKSVLRDVCRVFALPFSEGDRIAKLVPEVLNITLKEAIEMEPRLKEMMETPTTLGEVEGRPVTTKDVLEIALALEGLHRQPGMHAAGVVIADKPLWEFVPVYQPPGEKTLITQFAKDEVEAAGLVKFDFLGLKTLTVIQHALDLVKRNHGKHIPRHEIPLGDAEVWELMAKGDTAGIFQMESSGFTEMVVKLKPNCFEDVIAAGALYRPGPLDSGMVDVFINRKHGREKVAYPHPALEPVLKDTYGVIVYQEQVMQISQVLGGYTLGRADLLRRAMGKKKAEVMQAERAGFLEGCAKNNVDLKVAGEIFDLMEKFAEYGFNKSHSAAYGLVTIHTAWLKAHYPCEFMAALLSSEKDNTDKVVKHISEARESGLAVLPPDVNQSDMAFGAVEGKIRFGLGAIKGVGEGAIESIIEARKDGPFKSLFDFCERVDSRRVNRKVLEALVKAGSFDFEKRPRRQIFDTIEKAMNRGSASQKDKAAGQSSLFGMLAGPASGSGGGLKDEYVSVEEWSEKERLALEKEAIGFYVSGHPLHQYDKELKRYAKPITAVQRARKDDKLTVAGVVTVLRERPTKTGKRMAWVTIEDLSGSIELVCFPGKDGTRNVMGRDGKWAKQGPKPGFEHWEHLLKSDDPILVTGTVQISQRDEDSPTPELIVDDIQSLKEVREKRTKRLELRVPADLLTEDRVAKLHELAKKYAGATPVAVSVLFHGEGEALIGNTSIKVQVNDDLLLAVDRLFGMRVVEFG, translated from the coding sequence ATGTCCTTTACCCACCTCCACCTGCACACCCTCTACTCGCTCCTCGATGGGGCGATCCGGATGAAGGACCTCATCAAGACGGTGAAGGAGAAGGGGATGACCAGCGTTGCCGTGACGGACCACGGCAACATGTTTGGCGCCATCGACTTCTACAAGAAGGCCAAGGACGCCGGCATCAAGCCCATCCTCGGCATGGAGGCCTACGTCGCGGGGCCCAAGGGGCGCGAGGACCGCTCGGAGAAGGTGTCCCACCACCTCATCCTGGTGGCCAAGAACGCGGAGGGCTACGCCAACCTCCGCTACCTCTCCTCCACCGCGTACATGCAGGGGTTCTACTACCACCCCCGCATCGACAAGAAGGTCCTCGCCGAGCACAGCAAGGGGCTCTTCGCCCTCACCGCGTGCCTCGGTGGTGAAGTCACCAGCGCGTGCTTCCGCGGCGACATGGACCACGCCCGCCGCGCCGCGCAGGAATACAAGGACATCTTCGAGCCCGGGCACTTCTTCCTCGAGGTGCAGTCCAACGGAATGCCCGAGCAGGAGAAGGCGAACGAGAACCTCAAGCAGCTCTCGCGGGACATGGACATCCCGCTGTGCGCCACCGCGGACGCCCACTACATCAAGCGCGAGGACGCCCGCGCGCACGAATTGCTGATGTGCATCGCCAGCGGCAAGACGCTGGCGGACGGCAAGCGCATGAAGCACTCCACGGACAAGCTGTACGTCACGAGCCCCGCGGAGATGCTGGAAGCCTTCAAGGACATCCCCGAGGCCGTCCACAACACCCAGCGCATCGCCGAGCAGTGCAACCTGGAGCTGAAGCTGGGCAAGCCCATGCTGCCCACCTTCAAGGTGCCCGACAGCCACACCCCGGACAGCTACATGGCGGAGCTGGCCTACGAGGGCCTGCGCGAGCGCTTCAAGGAGCTGGCCGCCACCGTCACCTATCCCATCGACCGGGAGGTGTACGTGGACCGCCTGAAGCTGGAGATTGGCGTCATCCAGAAGATGGGGTTCAGCGGCTACTTCCTCATCGTCCAGGACTTCATCAACTGGGCGAAGAAGCAGGGCATCCCCGTGGGCCCGGGCCGTGGCTCCGGAGCCGGCAGTCTGGTGGCCTACGTGCTGGGCATCACCGACCTGGACCCCATTCCCTACAACCTCCTGTTCGAGCGCTTCCTCAACCCGGAGCGCGTGTCGATGCCGGACTTCGATATCGACTTCTGCCAGGACCGCCGGGACGAGGTCATCCAGTACGTCGGCCGGAAGTACGGCGAGATGAACGTGGGGCAGATCATCACCTTCGGCTCGCTCAAGGCGAAGAGCGTGCTGCGCGACGTGTGCCGCGTCTTCGCGCTCCCGTTCAGCGAAGGCGACCGCATCGCCAAGCTGGTGCCGGAGGTGCTCAACATCACCTTGAAGGAGGCCATCGAGATGGAGCCTCGCCTCAAGGAGATGATGGAGACGCCCACCACCCTCGGTGAGGTGGAGGGCCGGCCCGTCACCACCAAGGACGTGCTGGAAATCGCGCTCGCGCTGGAGGGGCTGCACCGCCAGCCCGGCATGCACGCGGCAGGCGTGGTGATTGCCGACAAGCCGCTGTGGGAGTTCGTGCCCGTCTACCAGCCGCCGGGTGAGAAGACGCTCATCACCCAGTTCGCCAAGGACGAGGTGGAGGCGGCGGGCCTGGTGAAGTTCGACTTCCTCGGCCTGAAGACGCTCACCGTCATCCAGCACGCGCTGGACCTGGTGAAGCGCAACCACGGCAAGCACATTCCCCGGCACGAGATTCCGCTGGGCGACGCGGAAGTCTGGGAGCTGATGGCCAAGGGCGACACGGCCGGCATCTTCCAGATGGAGTCGAGCGGCTTCACGGAAATGGTCGTGAAGCTCAAGCCGAACTGCTTCGAAGACGTCATCGCCGCTGGTGCGCTCTACCGCCCGGGTCCGCTGGACTCCGGCATGGTGGACGTCTTCATCAACCGCAAGCACGGCCGGGAGAAGGTGGCGTATCCGCACCCCGCGCTGGAGCCGGTGCTCAAGGACACCTACGGCGTCATCGTGTACCAGGAGCAGGTGATGCAGATCTCGCAGGTCCTGGGTGGCTACACCCTGGGCCGCGCAGACCTGCTCCGCCGCGCGATGGGAAAGAAGAAGGCCGAGGTCATGCAGGCCGAGCGCGCCGGCTTCCTCGAGGGGTGCGCGAAGAACAACGTCGACCTGAAGGTGGCCGGCGAAATCTTCGACCTGATGGAGAAGTTCGCCGAGTACGGCTTCAACAAGAGCCACTCGGCGGCCTACGGCCTCGTCACCATCCACACGGCGTGGCTGAAGGCGCATTACCCGTGCGAGTTCATGGCGGCCCTTCTCTCCAGCGAGAAGGACAACACCGACAAGGTGGTGAAGCACATCAGCGAGGCGCGCGAGTCGGGCCTCGCGGTGCTGCCGCCGGATGTGAACCAGTCGGACATGGCGTTCGGCGCGGTGGAGGGGAAGATTCGCTTCGGCCTCGGCGCCATCAAGGGCGTGGGCGAGGGCGCGATTGAGTCGATTATTGAGGCGCGCAAGGACGGCCCCTTCAAGAGCCTGTTCGACTTCTGCGAGCGCGTGGACAGCCGCCGCGTCAACCGCAAGGTGCTGGAGGCGCTGGTGAAGGCCGGCTCCTTCGACTTCGAGAAGCGCCCGCGCCGGCAGATTTTCGACACGATTGAGAAGGCGATGAACCGCGGCTCGGCCAGCCAGAAGGACAAGGCCGCGGGACAGAGCTCGCTGTTCGGCATGCTGGCCGGCCCGGCCTCGGGGAGCGGCGGTGGGCTGAAGGACGAGTACGTGTCGGTGGAGGAGTGGTCGGAGAAGGAGCGGCTGGCGCTGGAGAAGGAGGCCATCGGCTTCTACGTGTCCGGGCACCCGCTGCATCAGTACGACAAGGAGCTGAAGCGCTACGCGAAGCCGATTACGGCGGTGCAGCGTGCGCGGAAGGACGACAAGCTCACCGTGGCCGGTGTCGTCACGGTGCTGCGCGAGCGGCCCACCAAGACGGGCAAGCGCATGGCGTGGGTGACGATTGAAGACCTGTCCGGGTCGATTGAGCTGGTGTGCTTCCCGGGCAAGGACGGCACGCGCAACGTCATGGGGCGCGATGGCAAGTGGGCGAAGCAGGGGCCCAAGCCGGGCTTCGAGCACTGGGAGCACCTGCTCAAGTCGGACGACCCCATCCTGGTGACGGGGACGGTGCAGATCAGCCAGCGTGACGAGGACTCGCCCACGCCGGAGCTCATCGTCGACGACATCCAGAGCCTCAAGGAGGTGCGTGAGAAGCGCACGAAGCGGCTGGAGCTGCGCGTGCCGGCGGACCTGCTCACCGAGGACCGTGTCGCGAAGCTGCACGAGCTGGCGAAGAAGTACGCGGGTGCGACGCCGGTGGCGGTGAGCGTGCTCTTCCATGGGGAAGGTGAGGCGCTCATCGGGAACACGTCCATCAAGGTGCAGGTGAACGACGACCTGCTGCTGGCCGTGGACCGGTTGTTCGGGATGCGCGTGGTGGAGTTCGGCTGA
- a CDS encoding AHH domain-containing protein: MDPDDDLRGSWRIGPKKRLTAAERLKGKAFATKTARGPTPASGTKDSHQPVNPLDEKGAWNFGKGQNYQSELRPFMHEHHHILPEETVFDCLEQQEEREILQSHIKYNINSRLNMIILPCTWDVAQILGLPRHRGRHGKQTAYAARCITELNKFRARFDQIKNEGCEGTKAKIAADTKRQLERTQQEIYWLLVKWGRAEAQAGRGAHINKLPTTLTM, encoded by the coding sequence ATGGACCCCGATGACGACCTCAGGGGCTCCTGGCGCATCGGTCCCAAAAAGCGGCTGACCGCCGCGGAGCGGTTGAAGGGCAAGGCCTTCGCCACGAAGACAGCCCGCGGCCCCACGCCTGCGAGCGGAACGAAGGACTCCCACCAGCCTGTCAATCCCCTGGACGAGAAGGGTGCCTGGAACTTCGGGAAGGGACAGAACTACCAGAGCGAGCTTCGTCCCTTCATGCACGAGCACCACCACATCCTGCCGGAGGAAACCGTCTTTGATTGCCTCGAGCAGCAGGAGGAGCGGGAGATCCTCCAGTCTCACATCAAGTACAACATCAACTCCCGACTCAACATGATCATCCTGCCGTGCACCTGGGACGTTGCGCAGATCCTGGGGCTGCCCAGGCATCGAGGTCGGCACGGCAAGCAGACTGCCTACGCAGCACGCTGCATCACGGAGCTGAACAAGTTCCGGGCCAGGTTCGACCAGATCAAGAACGAGGGCTGTGAGGGAACCAAGGCCAAGATTGCGGCCGATACCAAGAGGCAGCTTGAGCGCACGCAGCAGGAGATATACTGGCTGCTGGTGAAGTGGGGTCGGGCCGAAGCGCAGGCAGGCCGTGGGGCACACATCAACAAGCTGCCCACCACCCTCACGATGTGA